A section of the Bacteroidota bacterium genome encodes:
- a CDS encoding response regulator transcription factor encodes MPIKIFIVDDHYMVIEGIRSLLQNEKNIEWMGHAMNADSCLSFLKNHLPDIILMDINLPDTSGIDLCKEVKANYPSVFIIGLSTFNQQSFIHKMMDNGASGYVLKNASQEELMEGIEMVMKGKIYLSDEAAQSLRKNNNGEIPILTRREKEVLELIADGMTNAEIATKLFISVTTVDTHRKNLLAKFEAKNVASMIKSAAQMQFI; translated from the coding sequence ATGCCTATAAAAATTTTTATAGTTGATGATCATTACATGGTAATCGAGGGTATTCGTTCATTATTGCAAAATGAAAAGAATATTGAATGGATGGGCCATGCAATGAATGCTGACAGTTGTCTTTCATTTCTCAAAAATCATTTACCCGATATAATTTTAATGGATATCAACCTGCCGGATACAAGTGGGATTGATTTATGTAAAGAAGTAAAAGCAAACTACCCTTCTGTTTTTATAATTGGTCTAAGCACATTCAACCAACAAAGTTTTATTCACAAGATGATGGACAATGGTGCATCGGGATATGTATTAAAAAACGCATCACAAGAGGAACTAATGGAAGGGATTGAAATGGTGATGAAAGGAAAAATATATTTAAGTGATGAAGCTGCTCAGTCGCTGCGGAAAAATAATAATGGAGAAATACCTATACTTACCCGCCGTGAAAAAGAAGTATTAGAACTCATTGCCGATGGTATGACTAATGCCGAAATAGCGACAAAGCTATTTATAAGTGTAACTACTGTTGATACACATCGCAAAAACCTTCTTGCAAAATTTGAAGCTAAAAATGTTGCATCAATGATAAAATCTGCTGCTCAAATGCAATTTATTTGA
- a CDS encoding peptidylprolyl isomerase gives MQHVKSGDKVKVHYHGKLTNGETFDSSEGRSPLEFEVGGGMVIKGFDDGVTGMSIGEKKTVNIPFNEAYGPRNPEMIIEFPKDRFPQDMEIEVGMPLAMSGGNGEQFQVVVTEIKEDSVMLDANHPLAGQDLVFDIELVEIVGGKPLIIMP, from the coding sequence ATGCAACACGTAAAGTCAGGTGACAAAGTAAAAGTTCACTATCATGGAAAGTTAACAAATGGCGAAACTTTCGACAGTTCGGAAGGTCGTTCACCATTGGAGTTTGAAGTAGGTGGTGGAATGGTAATAAAAGGTTTTGATGATGGAGTAACAGGAATGTCGATTGGTGAGAAAAAAACTGTGAATATTCCTTTTAATGAAGCATACGGGCCACGAAATCCTGAAATGATAATTGAATTTCCGAAAGATCGTTTTCCTCAAGATATGGAAATAGAAGTAGGAATGCCATTGGCAATGAGTGGTGGAAATGGAGAACAATTCCAGGTAGTAGTTACCGAGATCAAAGAGGATTCAGTAATGCTTGATGCTAATCATCCGCTGGCAGGGCAGGACCTGGTTTTTGATATTGAACTGGTAGAAATAGTTGGTGGAAAGCCATTGATCATAATGCCATGA
- a CDS encoding tetratricopeptide repeat protein codes for MPRLTTICIVLFFLNSDTVAQQTVADSIGKLIQKMPADTAKVNRLNEMVSKFQYADPSISVMAVNEAIELAGRLNYTLGLATAYRLKGVLYVDRMVLDSGKMFYDKAYELCKDKKEKAFQKQIGLVTHNYGVIYHKKQEYDSATRLYLEAARIFSSSGQEEFAFFPYNNLSTMYSYLQNNVKSLEYAKATYASALKLNEGNKIVSAVNSVMSAHLQLENYDSVLLPLKKNLSATAELNNYFQHGITNNLLARYYSYGKQKHDTAVLYSRNALKDMQAVNNEYEGTNMLHNLGYFYQQAGNLDSAMKYFDKAIEKAKALGLDQVVQYSLENMVELEEKRGNMKKAYQILKELVVLKDSLQQKINREQVNELEARYQSEKKDSQIKLQQASIQRKNIYNYILIGSAVIILIISLLSFRNYKQKQKLQQQRIKELETEKKLTATEAVLKGEEQERTRLAKDLHDGLGGMLSGIKYSFNTMKGNLVMTPDNAQAFERSMDMLDSSIKEMRRVAHNMMPEALVKFGLDTALKDFCNDVNQSGALKVNYQSIGLNEVIIDQTTGITIYRIVQELLNNTMKHAAAKNAIVQVSKIDGVLSVTVEDDGKGFDTSILKQAKGIGWDNIKHRVEFLKGKLDVNSQPEKGTSVHIEFNT; via the coding sequence ATGCCCAGACTTACGACGATCTGTATTGTTTTATTTTTTTTAAACAGTGACACTGTTGCGCAGCAAACTGTTGCCGACAGTATTGGAAAACTAATTCAAAAGATGCCGGCAGACACAGCTAAAGTGAACCGGTTAAATGAAATGGTTTCAAAATTTCAATATGCTGACCCGTCAATATCAGTGATGGCAGTAAATGAAGCAATAGAACTGGCGGGTAGATTAAATTACACACTTGGACTTGCAACAGCGTATCGGCTTAAAGGTGTATTGTACGTGGACAGAATGGTACTGGATAGTGGGAAAATGTTTTATGATAAAGCGTATGAGTTATGCAAGGATAAAAAGGAAAAGGCATTTCAAAAGCAAATAGGCCTGGTTACACATAATTATGGTGTCATCTATCATAAAAAGCAGGAGTATGATTCAGCCACCCGGTTATACCTGGAAGCAGCCCGGATCTTCAGTTCATCCGGCCAGGAGGAATTTGCTTTTTTCCCTTATAACAACCTTTCAACGATGTATTCTTACCTACAAAACAACGTTAAGTCACTAGAGTATGCAAAAGCAACCTATGCTTCGGCACTGAAACTAAATGAAGGAAATAAAATAGTGAGTGCAGTAAATAGTGTAATGTCGGCCCATCTTCAGCTTGAGAATTATGATAGTGTTTTATTACCGTTAAAGAAAAATCTGTCGGCTACAGCCGAATTGAATAATTATTTCCAGCATGGCATCACGAATAACCTGCTTGCACGTTATTATAGTTATGGTAAACAAAAACATGATACCGCTGTTTTATATAGCAGGAACGCTTTGAAAGATATGCAAGCAGTGAATAACGAATATGAAGGGACTAATATGCTGCATAATCTTGGTTACTTTTATCAGCAGGCAGGCAATTTGGATAGCGCAATGAAATATTTCGACAAAGCAATTGAAAAAGCAAAAGCTCTTGGATTGGACCAGGTTGTTCAATACAGTTTAGAGAACATGGTTGAATTGGAAGAGAAAAGAGGGAATATGAAAAAAGCCTATCAAATTTTGAAGGAACTGGTAGTTCTAAAAGATTCTTTGCAGCAAAAAATTAACCGGGAACAGGTGAATGAGCTTGAGGCCCGTTATCAATCAGAAAAAAAAGACAGCCAGATTAAACTGCAACAGGCCTCCATTCAACGAAAGAATATTTATAACTATATTCTTATTGGCAGCGCTGTAATAATTCTTATTATTTCATTGCTTTCATTCAGAAATTACAAGCAGAAACAAAAACTGCAACAGCAACGTATTAAGGAATTAGAAACAGAAAAAAAATTGACTGCAACAGAGGCAGTACTAAAAGGTGAAGAGCAGGAGCGAACCCGCCTGGCAAAAGACCTGCACGATGGATTGGGAGGTATGCTGTCAGGTATAAAATATTCATTTAACACTATGAAAGGAAATTTAGTAATGACGCCTGATAATGCACAGGCTTTTGAACGCAGCATGGATATGCTGGACAGTTCTATAAAAGAAATGCGTCGAGTGGCTCATAATATGATGCCTGAGGCATTGGTGAAATTTGGACTCGATACGGCATTAAAAGATTTTTGTAACGATGTGAATCAAAGTGGAGCATTGAAAGTAAATTACCAATCGATTGGATTAAATGAAGTTATAATCGACCAAACAACGGGAATCACTATTTATCGCATTGTGCAGGAGTTACTGAATAATACAATGAAACATGCAGCAGCAAAAAATGCAATTGTGCAGGTGAGTAAAATTGATGGAGTTTTATCTGTAACTGTTGAGGATGATGGCAAAGGGTTTGATACTTCAATTTTAAAACAAGCGAAAGGAATAGGGTGGGATAATATTAAGCATCGTGTTGAATTCCTGAAAGGAAAGCTTGATGTAAATTCACAACCGGAAAAAGGCACATCTGTTCATATTGAATTTAATACTTAA
- a CDS encoding DUF1343 domain-containing protein, which translates to MKILLAFLSFTISCCCVAQPIPNPNMYDESIPRIIPAAERINVYLPFLKGKKVGVFANHTSMVGNKHLVDTLLKLGVDIRVAFGPEHGFRGDTPDGVKIMDYKDEKTGIQVISLYGTKRRPSVDDIKDVDVLVFDIQDVGTRFYTYISSMQEFLETALENHKPLLILDRPNPNGFYVDGPVLDMKFKSFVGMQPIPINYGMTMVEYARMLMGEHWLSEKANAIYDYNITTNPTTDTPFHVQFIKCQNYTHKSKYVLPVKPSPNLPNIQSIYLYPSTCLFEGTALSEGRGTDKQFQVFGHPDLPKNLYSFTPNPNTGSKSSKHFGKVCYGWDLSGTPDEVLKKVDGRIQLKWLIEAYKLFPNKDSFFLKSNSFNRLSGTDVLMQQIKDGKSEIEIRKSWEPKLSEFKAIRKKYLLYEDFE; encoded by the coding sequence ATGAAAATATTGCTGGCCTTTTTAAGCTTTACAATCTCATGCTGTTGTGTGGCGCAGCCGATTCCAAATCCTAACATGTACGATGAATCGATTCCCAGGATCATACCTGCAGCCGAACGCATTAATGTTTATCTTCCTTTTCTGAAGGGAAAGAAAGTGGGTGTATTCGCCAATCATACCTCAATGGTAGGCAATAAACATCTTGTAGATACATTATTAAAATTAGGAGTTGATATACGAGTAGCATTCGGACCTGAACATGGTTTTCGTGGAGATACACCAGATGGCGTAAAGATCATGGACTATAAAGATGAAAAGACCGGTATACAGGTCATCTCATTATATGGAACTAAAAGAAGACCATCTGTCGATGACATAAAAGATGTAGATGTTCTGGTTTTTGATATACAAGATGTAGGAACAAGGTTTTACACTTATATATCTTCTATGCAGGAATTTTTGGAAACAGCGTTGGAAAATCATAAACCACTTTTGATCTTAGACAGGCCCAACCCGAATGGATTTTATGTAGATGGCCCCGTGCTTGATATGAAGTTTAAAAGTTTTGTAGGTATGCAACCAATACCAATCAACTATGGGATGACGATGGTGGAATATGCAAGAATGCTAATGGGTGAGCATTGGCTTTCAGAAAAAGCAAATGCAATTTATGATTATAATATCACTACCAACCCAACAACAGATACACCTTTTCATGTGCAGTTTATAAAATGCCAGAACTATACGCATAAGAGCAAATATGTTTTACCTGTAAAGCCTTCGCCAAATCTTCCTAACATACAATCTATTTATCTCTATCCATCCACTTGTTTGTTTGAAGGAACTGCATTAAGTGAAGGAAGGGGAACTGATAAACAATTCCAGGTATTTGGTCATCCGGATCTGCCAAAGAATTTATATTCATTCACGCCTAATCCCAATACAGGCTCAAAAAGTTCAAAACATTTTGGTAAGGTTTGCTATGGCTGGGATCTAAGCGGTACACCGGATGAAGTATTAAAAAAAGTAGACGGCAGAATACAATTGAAATGGCTGATCGAAGCCTACAAGCTTTTTCCAAATAAAGACAGTTTCTTTTTAAAATCAAATTCTTTCAATCGTCTTTCCGGAACTGATGTGCTGATGCAGCAGATAAAAGATGGCAAGAGTGAAATTGAAATAAGAAAAAGTTGGGAGCCGAAGCTGAGTGAATTTAAGGCTATCAGAAAAAAATATTTGTTATACGAAGATTTTGAGTGA